A DNA window from Candidatus Methanomethylophilaceae archaeon contains the following coding sequences:
- a CDS encoding winged helix-turn-helix transcriptional regulator, giving the protein MDIMSRCVRTVSSEKAEECGFKYYYIPFLLAIREHPCISQKSLCECIPLDKSRVSIVVRELIRCGYVRNDSTGKVWSISLTPSGEVVSKKAGEIVDDLNERLFTGIPEEDLKVFLSVMSKVAERADEISAGSIYEPYVADIRENS; this is encoded by the coding sequence TTGGACATAATGTCCAGGTGCGTGCGTACCGTCAGCTCAGAGAAGGCCGAGGAATGCGGCTTCAAGTACTATTACATACCGTTTTTGCTGGCGATCAGGGAGCATCCATGCATATCCCAGAAGAGCCTGTGCGAATGCATCCCACTAGACAAATCCAGGGTTTCCATCGTCGTCCGCGAGCTCATACGCTGCGGATACGTCAGGAATGACAGCACCGGAAAAGTGTGGTCGATAAGTTTGACCCCTTCGGGGGAGGTTGTTTCGAAGAAAGCGGGGGAGATCGTCGACGATCTGAACGAAAGGCTTTTCACAGGGATACCTGAGGAAGATCTGAAGGTTTTCTTGAGTGTGATGTCGAAGGTCGCCGAACGCGCCGATGAAATATCTGCCGGGAGCATTTATGAGCCATATGTGGCGGATATCCGCGAGAACAGCTGA
- a CDS encoding SEL1-like repeat protein, whose protein sequence is MALRHEKEGTEESFRKALELYKKAGDRGNAMGYRCLANLYENGKGTEQSYAKAAEYYGKAAEMGLDVAQCDLGYLYDHGLGVEQSYERAIELYSEAAATKYPRAMNNLGLLYFSGLGTEKSYEKAFELFEMAADDGDADAANNVGMMYQHGLGVDQSYDDALIWFSRAADQGNIRAQCNLASMYRDGEGVERSYAKAIELYSKAADQGDPRSQYLLGGMYERGEGVEKSCEEAVKWYERAAEGGDADACFNLAVSLFNGEGIEKSYERAAEWYRKGAELGDPYCQNNLGSMYEEGEGVEQSCEKAAEFYEKAVSQGHIRSCYNLGRLLRLGEGVEQSYERAIPLLEKAFEGRMLDASNELGLIYEDEEWPGHSDIKAAEWYRKGAELGDPHSQFCLGLMFVDGKGVPKSDAEAFRWFSEAADQGHLSAQNNLGYMYENGMAADKSYEKAAEWYLKAAEGGNALAQLHIGRFFEQGKGVPKSLEEAKRWYSESAENGNEEAAEELERLS, encoded by the coding sequence ATGGCATTGAGGCATGAGAAGGAAGGGACGGAGGAGTCCTTCCGGAAAGCGCTGGAGCTGTATAAGAAAGCCGGAGACAGAGGCAACGCCATGGGATACCGCTGCTTGGCCAATCTTTACGAGAACGGGAAGGGCACCGAACAATCCTATGCGAAGGCCGCCGAATACTACGGGAAAGCCGCCGAAATGGGGCTGGACGTGGCGCAGTGCGATCTTGGCTATCTTTATGACCACGGCCTGGGCGTGGAGCAGTCCTACGAGAGAGCTATCGAGCTGTACTCAGAAGCGGCGGCCACGAAATACCCCCGGGCTATGAACAACCTGGGGCTCTTATATTTCAGCGGGCTCGGGACGGAGAAATCTTACGAGAAGGCTTTCGAGCTGTTCGAAATGGCCGCTGATGATGGGGATGCAGACGCGGCGAACAACGTCGGAATGATGTATCAGCACGGCCTGGGCGTGGATCAGTCCTACGATGATGCGCTGATCTGGTTTTCCAGGGCAGCCGATCAGGGCAATATCAGGGCGCAGTGCAATCTCGCTTCCATGTACAGGGATGGGGAAGGCGTGGAGAGGTCCTACGCAAAAGCCATCGAATTGTATTCCAAGGCCGCCGATCAAGGCGATCCGCGTTCCCAGTATCTTCTGGGCGGGATGTACGAGAGGGGCGAGGGCGTCGAAAAGTCCTGCGAGGAGGCTGTCAAGTGGTATGAGAGGGCCGCAGAAGGCGGGGATGCGGATGCCTGCTTCAATCTGGCCGTCTCGCTTTTCAACGGGGAAGGCATCGAGAAATCTTACGAGAGGGCTGCAGAATGGTATCGGAAAGGGGCTGAGCTCGGAGACCCATACTGCCAGAACAATCTGGGTTCTATGTATGAGGAGGGCGAGGGCGTCGAGCAATCCTGCGAGAAAGCTGCCGAGTTCTACGAGAAGGCCGTATCCCAGGGGCACATCAGGTCCTGCTACAATCTGGGGAGGCTTCTCCGCCTCGGGGAAGGCGTCGAGCAATCCTATGAGAGGGCGATTCCTCTGCTGGAGAAAGCGTTCGAAGGCAGGATGCTGGACGCCTCCAACGAACTGGGTCTCATCTATGAGGATGAGGAGTGGCCGGGCCATTCCGATATCAAGGCGGCGGAATGGTATAGGAAAGGGGCTGAGCTCGGAGATCCGCATTCGCAATTCTGTCTCGGTCTGATGTTCGTGGATGGGAAGGGTGTGCCGAAATCCGATGCGGAAGCCTTCAGATGGTTCTCCGAAGCGGCAGACCAAGGCCATCTCTCGGCTCAAAACAATCTCGGTTATATGTACGAGAACGGGATGGCAGCGGACAAATCCTATGAGAAGGCGGCGGAATGGTATCTGAAGGCAGCGGAAGGTGGCAATGCGCTGGCTCAGCTTCATATAGGGCGCTTCTTCGAGCAAGGGAAGGGAGTCCCGAAATCCCTGGAGGAAGCGAAGAGGTGGTATTCGGAATCCGCAGAGAACGGCAATGAGGAGGCCGCAGAGGAATTGGAACGCTTGTCATGA
- a CDS encoding cysteine hydrolase produces MKAESIWGKKMAMIVIDPQRKFSLPVADWKERMEPAVEAINEYARIFRKYGAPVIFVGFVGPSHCGYEGDDGDEWLQGLEVEDSDIIVRKEHMNCFKETDLEDILSKNGIDCVLFAGMLTEFCVITTYYGAGERGICPYLGKDATIPYNQEGNKAAEVICSVVEADTLRKYLSGEQPEPVWPYEKGHH; encoded by the coding sequence ATGAAAGCCGAATCCATATGGGGCAAGAAGATGGCGATGATAGTCATCGACCCCCAGCGCAAATTCTCGCTCCCGGTTGCGGATTGGAAGGAGCGCATGGAACCCGCCGTAGAGGCGATCAACGAATACGCAAGGATTTTCCGCAAATATGGCGCCCCGGTGATATTCGTCGGATTCGTCGGCCCGTCCCATTGCGGCTACGAAGGCGACGACGGCGACGAATGGCTTCAGGGGTTGGAAGTGGAGGATTCAGATATAATCGTCCGCAAGGAGCATATGAATTGCTTCAAGGAGACCGATCTGGAGGATATCCTGTCGAAGAACGGCATCGACTGCGTCCTATTCGCCGGGATGCTGACGGAGTTCTGCGTGATTACCACCTATTATGGGGCCGGCGAGAGGGGCATATGCCCGTATCTGGGAAAAGACGCGACGATCCCATACAACCAAGAGGGGAACAAGGCTGCCGAGGTCATATGCAGCGTCGTTGAGGCCGATACGCTCAGGAAATATCTGTCCGGAGAGCAGCCGGAGCCGGTTTGGCCCTATGAGAAAGGCCATCATTGA
- a CDS encoding sel1 repeat family protein, which yields MKDVSAVVGWLLEGGGKDSEMSSRLAARMGEWSGFFGTDEETLDFLAEASGDGDRDAQCMMGLAFEHGLGVRPSLIEAIRWYGLAADAGDGFAMERAGNLCQTLGIVGDGFYDGMDLYALGAEYGNAFCL from the coding sequence ATGAAAGATGTTTCCGCGGTGGTGGGGTGGCTGCTGGAAGGCGGCGGGAAGGATTCGGAGATGTCGTCCCGTTTGGCGGCCAGGATGGGCGAATGGTCAGGTTTCTTCGGCACGGACGAGGAAACGTTGGATTTTTTGGCCGAGGCGTCCGGAGATGGGGACCGCGACGCGCAATGCATGATGGGGCTGGCATTCGAGCATGGCTTGGGGGTCCGTCCCAGTCTGATCGAAGCTATAAGGTGGTACGGTCTGGCTGCCGATGCGGGCGACGGGTTCGCCATGGAACGCGCCGGAAATCTCTGCCAGACATTGGGGATTGTCGGGGACGGGTTTTACGACGGCATGGACCTCTACGCTTTGGGCGCAGAGTATGGGAACGCGTTCTGTCTGTAG
- a CDS encoding leucine-rich repeat domain-containing protein, with product MEPSTLNLRGFQWASAAAIALAMIALAAVSLSDGAEALSEGEEFTADDIVYEVTDEHRQYVNIIGYVGSPVRVEGTVSYDGIDWTVESVGEGVFWGCEFLREVSLPSATSVGEDAFWGCEFLREVSLPSATSVGDNAFSHCENLAYVRFSDSLDYLGPGAFDASFYSGDTELDGDAETLRGREFVGPGDGNLYEGFSEGSVCYALLSDGRVSAAGFVGAPESLSVPSMVKHGGAEYFPVAIVERAFAECETLVSVSIGTEVASIGDNALDSPYLASIEVLGDNATFASVDGVLYDKEVSTLLKFPASKRSLDIPATVKEIASMAFMGAGAALKDEDPDGNYFRYVKIPATVTTIGYYAFCGSALECLKFSGGEVSIGDYAFAECYGLNYIVFGADFAEVGNGAFLWCKFYDENERPMDFSAEAMAGHKFTGVDATCLELYVPPLRGTIVYDGVKYRITDNGADSKIVTAVRLADDDATDIFVPASISYLGFEWTVTSIAPKAFLRNGSIVSVISEVDVGRSAFHGCRNLASVTLNGAASVGAYAFFGCSSLARVYLGGADTLGTSAFSGCGSLARIDLSGVASIGKHAFFGCGSLTYAGLSSVAFIGYGAFTGTDLAEVGFGGDLSHVDSKAFFGYSFLDGDGGKIMVNAGKLAGKHFSGGGKVLTQGP from the coding sequence ATGGAACCAAGCACATTGAATCTGCGCGGCTTTCAGTGGGCATCGGCCGCCGCCATCGCATTGGCGATGATAGCTCTCGCGGCCGTCTCCCTCTCGGACGGCGCCGAGGCGCTGTCGGAAGGTGAAGAATTCACCGCGGACGACATCGTATACGAAGTGACTGACGAACATAGACAATACGTTAATATCATAGGTTACGTCGGCAGCCCCGTGCGCGTGGAAGGCACGGTGAGCTACGACGGTATCGACTGGACGGTGGAGTCCGTGGGGGAAGGCGTCTTCTGGGGCTGCGAGTTCCTGAGGGAGGTGAGCCTGCCCTCGGCGACAAGCGTGGGGGAAGACGCCTTCTGGGGCTGCGAGTTCCTGAGGGAGGTGAGCCTGCCCTCGGCGACAAGCGTGGGGGATAATGCATTCAGTCACTGCGAAAATCTGGCATACGTCAGGTTCTCCGATTCTCTGGATTATCTCGGGCCCGGTGCATTTGACGCATCCTTCTACAGCGGGGACACGGAGCTTGATGGAGACGCCGAAACCCTCCGCGGCAGGGAGTTCGTGGGCCCCGGCGACGGCAATCTGTACGAGGGGTTCTCGGAGGGCTCCGTGTGCTACGCCCTGCTCTCCGATGGCCGGGTATCCGCGGCAGGCTTCGTGGGGGCCCCCGAATCCCTGTCCGTGCCCTCGATGGTCAAGCACGGCGGCGCGGAATATTTTCCCGTGGCGATCGTCGAACGGGCCTTTGCGGAATGCGAAACCTTAGTGTCGGTCTCGATCGGCACCGAGGTCGCGTCCATCGGGGACAACGCCCTTGACAGCCCATATCTCGCGTCTATAGAGGTGCTCGGAGATAACGCGACTTTCGCGTCCGTGGACGGGGTCCTGTACGACAAAGAGGTATCCACGCTCCTGAAATTTCCCGCCTCGAAGCGGAGCCTCGACATACCGGCGACCGTCAAGGAGATAGCCTCCATGGCTTTCATGGGCGCCGGGGCCGCCCTGAAGGATGAGGACCCGGACGGCAATTACTTCCGTTACGTGAAGATCCCCGCCACCGTCACCACCATCGGGTACTACGCATTCTGCGGGAGCGCGCTCGAGTGCCTCAAGTTCTCGGGCGGCGAAGTGTCCATAGGCGATTACGCCTTCGCGGAATGCTACGGCCTCAATTACATCGTGTTCGGAGCGGATTTTGCGGAAGTCGGCAATGGCGCTTTCCTCTGGTGCAAATTCTATGATGAGAACGAAAGGCCGATGGATTTCAGCGCTGAAGCCATGGCCGGCCACAAGTTCACCGGTGTGGATGCCACCTGTCTCGAGCTGTACGTCCCGCCCCTCAGGGGGACCATCGTCTACGACGGCGTGAAGTACAGGATCACCGACAACGGGGCGGATTCCAAGATAGTGACCGCGGTCCGCCTGGCCGACGATGATGCGACCGATATCTTCGTCCCCGCGTCCATCAGCTACCTCGGGTTCGAATGGACCGTCACATCTATCGCGCCCAAAGCCTTCCTCAGGAACGGTTCCATCGTTTCGGTCATCTCCGAGGTGGACGTCGGCCGCAGCGCCTTCCACGGCTGCAGGAACCTCGCCTCAGTCACCCTGAACGGGGCGGCCTCCGTCGGTGCGTACGCCTTCTTCGGCTGCTCGTCCCTTGCGCGTGTCTACCTCGGCGGCGCCGACACCCTGGGCACCAGCGCCTTCAGCGGTTGCGGGTCCCTGGCTAGAATCGATCTGAGCGGGGTAGCATCTATCGGGAAGCACGCGTTCTTCGGGTGTGGGTCGCTGACATATGCAGGCCTGTCCTCTGTGGCGTTTATCGGGTACGGCGCGTTCACTGGGACCGATCTGGCTGAAGTGGGCTTCGGCGGCGATCTCTCCCATGTCGATTCCAAGGCGTTCTTCGGATACTCCTTCTTGGACGGGGACGGCGGCAAGATCATGGTAAACGCCGGGAAACTTGCCGGAAAACACTTCTCCGGCGGGGGGAAGGTCCTGACCCAGGGCCCCTGA
- a CDS encoding MFS transporter, translating to MIMLGLGLAMLIACFDGTIVGTCAPRIIEDLHGAELYAWMITAYMLCETVMIPISGKLSDLYGRKPLFLIGLTIFVAGSFLAGLSTSMEMFIACRAIQGLGGGILIPVATAAVADLYSPRERARMQGMLGAIFGIGSGIGPLIGGYITEYISWHWIFYINIPMAAAAYVLTIKKFPTPISDSASVRIDKVGIALLSVMLIDVLLFFQFGGDKFDWFSITSFAMVALALALIALFVINERRVPEPIIAPHLIHNSVVVKAALFMFIFGIAMMGAMTYASMFSIYVLGYSVLDSAYYSLALVAGMMITSLSSGALLEKTGYRLWLCSGPVIAFAGLYLMSQMTVGTTVGYYVMSLFILGFGLGCFIGVIMTAVQNSSENSEIGMTTSAVNLIRSVGATIGSAIFAMVISNKIDGELFKLLPEAVYDIVPHNTGVLDSLLDPEFWAQVAILVPDQVNQVAGEILLAFANSVDFAFLTGGVLILLLVFIGIIFKVKKPSEIGSDVLIPEGDAIADDSQRAE from the coding sequence ATGATAATGCTGGGCCTCGGGCTCGCCATGCTCATCGCGTGCTTCGACGGGACCATCGTCGGCACGTGCGCGCCGAGAATCATAGAAGATCTCCATGGCGCGGAGCTTTATGCATGGATGATCACGGCATATATGCTGTGTGAGACCGTGATGATCCCCATTTCAGGGAAGCTTTCGGATCTCTACGGAAGGAAGCCGCTTTTCCTCATCGGACTCACCATCTTCGTGGCGGGATCGTTCCTGGCCGGGCTGTCCACCAGCATGGAGATGTTCATCGCCTGCCGTGCTATCCAAGGGTTGGGCGGAGGTATCCTGATACCCGTCGCCACCGCCGCCGTGGCAGATCTATATTCCCCGCGCGAGAGGGCTAGGATGCAGGGGATGCTCGGCGCCATCTTCGGGATCGGAAGCGGAATAGGCCCCCTTATCGGAGGGTACATAACCGAGTACATCAGCTGGCATTGGATATTCTACATCAACATCCCGATGGCCGCGGCCGCATACGTGCTGACGATCAAGAAGTTCCCCACGCCCATCAGCGATTCCGCATCGGTCAGGATAGACAAGGTGGGTATCGCTCTCCTGTCTGTAATGCTCATCGACGTTCTGCTCTTCTTCCAGTTCGGAGGGGACAAATTCGATTGGTTCAGCATCACATCGTTCGCCATGGTGGCCCTCGCTTTGGCGCTCATCGCGCTGTTCGTCATCAATGAGAGGAGAGTTCCAGAGCCCATCATCGCGCCCCATCTGATCCACAACAGCGTGGTCGTCAAGGCGGCTCTTTTCATGTTCATCTTCGGGATAGCCATGATGGGAGCCATGACCTACGCATCGATGTTCTCGATCTACGTTCTTGGGTACTCCGTCTTGGATTCGGCGTATTATTCCTTGGCATTGGTCGCAGGCATGATGATCACTTCGCTGTCCAGCGGAGCTCTGCTCGAAAAGACCGGATATAGGCTGTGGCTTTGCTCCGGGCCCGTCATCGCTTTCGCAGGGCTCTATCTGATGTCCCAGATGACAGTCGGGACCACCGTTGGGTACTACGTCATGTCTCTGTTCATCCTCGGTTTCGGCCTCGGATGTTTCATAGGCGTCATCATGACTGCCGTCCAGAACAGCTCCGAGAATTCCGAGATAGGGATGACGACGTCCGCCGTCAATCTCATCAGGTCGGTAGGCGCGACCATAGGGAGCGCGATCTTCGCGATGGTCATATCCAACAAGATCGACGGCGAGCTGTTCAAGCTTCTGCCAGAGGCCGTTTACGACATCGTCCCCCACAACACCGGCGTGCTGGATTCGCTGCTCGACCCGGAGTTCTGGGCGCAGGTAGCCATTCTCGTGCCCGATCAGGTTAACCAGGTCGCAGGCGAGATCCTTCTGGCCTTCGCCAACAGCGTGGATTTCGCGTTCCTCACCGGAGGCGTGCTAATTCTTCTGCTGGTCTTCATAGGGATCATCTTCAAGGTGAAGAAGCCCTCGGAAATCGGCTCTGACGTTCTAATCCCCGAAGGTGACGCGATCGCCGACGACTCTCAGAGAGCCGAATGA
- a CDS encoding DNA polymerase II → MGTWDLRLIGSSFVQDGGGACIELFGRARTGESVTVLASGFKPYFFVVDPAPELKDLLPKEEGIESAEPDRLLYKSEVHDVLKVTFSDPRKLSEWRNAIRKKNRILSGDIPHHHRFFYDNDMGACIRVTGKPSDRQYGTDVVIEMESFENIEAFDPGLRILSFDVENSVEHDTLYTICAVIHDRDGIRACEPAVGTEEEIIRAFAEIIRKEDPDVITGYNIDNYDIRKIDERAKACKVRDPMPWGRDGSQPRLVNDRFWRVKGRVICDAWWAVRRELRPKQETLNAVSMQILGEQKLDVDPKHMDREWAENPGKVKEYCIKDAELALRILIEVGTVRKGMDLSYVSKLTLEDVLTSGSSQLVDSLLIRMADRNKVGVPPMGARTSSGEQIEGGYVHSMTPGLYHWVCVLDFKSMYPSLIIAKNICFTTLSPDGEIKSPSGARFMSKERRVGLLPQLLSDLMNERDSIKKRMKQTSDDHEKHYLDGLQAAVKVLMNTFYGVFASSFYRFTDKSIGSAITSFARSNIKGIIETVESEGISVIYSDTDSVFMQSPDHTLEGAVNFGGKMADRFSKDGGILEFEKLLEPMFTHGMKKRYVGKVVWPEASDELLVRGYEMRRSDSFDLQSDLLAGLFEKILAEENSEALETVRRTVQNTLKGEVPIGSLVISRTCKGLDAYENPERMANVQAARKMIDRGYEFIPGMKVSWIVTDGSSTPQKVEPYVSGVPFVGKPDYRYYAERIAQTASRITEVFGWTEKDLMTGNQQADLFSFAPKEKGNKAKASKPSAKVKKLDDFF, encoded by the coding sequence ATGGGAACCTGGGACCTTAGGCTGATAGGATCTTCCTTCGTCCAAGACGGGGGCGGCGCTTGCATCGAGCTCTTCGGAAGGGCGAGGACGGGCGAGTCCGTGACGGTCTTGGCCTCCGGGTTCAAGCCATATTTCTTCGTGGTCGATCCCGCGCCTGAGCTCAAGGATCTGCTGCCCAAGGAGGAAGGGATAGAGTCCGCCGAGCCCGACAGGCTGCTGTACAAGTCCGAGGTGCACGACGTCCTCAAGGTGACTTTCAGCGACCCCCGCAAGCTGTCCGAATGGAGGAACGCCATCAGGAAGAAGAACAGGATCCTGTCCGGGGACATACCCCATCACCACCGTTTCTTCTACGACAACGATATGGGCGCGTGCATAAGGGTCACCGGGAAGCCGTCCGATAGGCAATACGGCACCGACGTCGTCATCGAGATGGAATCCTTCGAGAACATAGAGGCGTTCGATCCCGGGCTCAGGATACTCTCCTTCGACGTCGAGAACAGCGTAGAGCACGACACGCTCTATACGATATGCGCCGTCATACACGACAGGGACGGCATAAGAGCCTGCGAGCCCGCGGTCGGGACCGAGGAAGAGATTATCCGGGCGTTCGCGGAGATCATCAGGAAAGAGGATCCCGATGTGATCACGGGATACAACATCGACAACTACGACATAAGGAAGATCGACGAAAGGGCGAAGGCCTGCAAAGTCAGGGATCCGATGCCGTGGGGGCGCGACGGAAGCCAGCCGAGGCTCGTCAACGACAGGTTCTGGAGGGTCAAAGGCAGAGTGATATGCGATGCCTGGTGGGCGGTCCGCAGGGAGCTCAGGCCCAAGCAGGAGACGCTCAACGCCGTTTCCATGCAGATTTTAGGGGAGCAGAAGCTGGACGTCGATCCGAAGCATATGGACAGGGAATGGGCCGAGAACCCCGGGAAGGTCAAGGAATACTGCATCAAGGATGCCGAGCTCGCGCTTCGCATTCTCATAGAGGTGGGGACGGTCCGCAAAGGGATGGACCTGTCCTACGTGTCCAAGCTTACTCTGGAGGACGTGCTGACCTCAGGCTCATCACAGCTGGTGGATTCCCTTCTGATACGCATGGCCGACAGGAACAAAGTCGGCGTTCCTCCGATGGGCGCCAGGACGTCGTCCGGGGAGCAGATCGAAGGGGGATACGTCCACAGCATGACCCCAGGTCTGTATCATTGGGTGTGCGTCCTCGACTTCAAATCCATGTATCCGTCGCTGATCATCGCGAAGAACATCTGCTTCACCACGCTGTCTCCCGACGGGGAGATCAAGAGCCCGTCCGGAGCCAGGTTCATGTCCAAGGAGAGGAGGGTCGGGCTTCTGCCGCAGCTCCTTTCCGATCTGATGAACGAGAGGGACAGCATAAAGAAGAGGATGAAGCAGACGTCTGATGACCATGAGAAGCATTATCTGGACGGTCTGCAGGCAGCGGTCAAGGTCCTGATGAATACGTTCTACGGGGTCTTCGCTTCCTCGTTCTACCGTTTCACCGACAAGAGCATAGGCTCTGCGATAACGTCGTTCGCCAGATCCAACATCAAAGGGATAATAGAGACGGTGGAGTCGGAGGGCATCTCCGTAATCTATTCCGATACCGACTCGGTTTTCATGCAGTCTCCCGACCATACGCTGGAAGGTGCCGTGAATTTCGGCGGAAAGATGGCCGACCGTTTCTCCAAGGACGGCGGGATACTGGAGTTCGAGAAGCTTCTGGAGCCGATGTTCACCCACGGGATGAAGAAGAGGTACGTGGGGAAGGTGGTCTGGCCGGAGGCTTCCGACGAGCTTCTTGTGAGAGGCTACGAGATGCGCCGCTCCGATTCGTTCGACCTTCAGAGCGACCTTCTGGCCGGGCTGTTCGAGAAGATCCTCGCCGAGGAGAATTCGGAGGCGCTGGAAACCGTCAGACGCACGGTCCAAAACACGCTGAAAGGGGAAGTCCCTATCGGAAGCTTGGTGATCTCCAGGACGTGCAAGGGATTGGACGCATACGAGAATCCGGAGAGGATGGCCAACGTCCAGGCTGCCAGGAAGATGATAGATAGAGGATACGAGTTCATACCGGGGATGAAGGTCTCATGGATAGTGACCGATGGGAGCAGCACCCCGCAGAAGGTGGAGCCTTACGTCAGCGGCGTTCCGTTCGTCGGGAAGCCGGATTACAGGTATTATGCCGAGCGCATCGCCCAGACAGCGTCCCGTATAACAGAAGTCTTCGGATGGACTGAGAAGGACCTTATGACAGGGAACCAGCAGGCCGATCTCTTCTCTTTCGCGCCGAAGGAGAAGGGGAACAAGGCGAAGGCTTCGAAGCCATCCGCCAAAGTCAAAAAGCTGGATGATTTCTTCTGA
- the ilvC gene encoding ketol-acid reductoisomerase, with the protein MQLYHDKDADLSIFDGKKVAVLGYGAQGRAQALCFHDSGIDVTVGVRKNGKSWEKAKEDGLKVAEFADAVKGADVVLMLLPDEIQPDIYKEYVKPNLKKGAALEFAHGFAITYKLIVPPKDVDVIMMAPKAPGDMERIVFTEGFGVPALICIHQDVTGNAKKIALGLAKGLGATRAGVFETTFDNETYTDLFGEQSVLCGGQTELIKKGFETLVEGGYPPEMAYFEVLHETKLIVDLINKGGFELMWHVVSNTAEYGGMTRRERVVTDQSKKAMKEILTEIENGTFKDQWRKEWADGLVNLKAMEEKEKQLQLEVTGREIRKLFERKN; encoded by the coding sequence ATGCAGCTTTATCACGACAAAGATGCGGACCTTTCGATATTCGACGGCAAAAAAGTTGCCGTCCTCGGATACGGAGCGCAAGGAAGGGCGCAGGCCCTCTGCTTCCACGACTCCGGCATCGACGTCACCGTGGGCGTCAGAAAAAACGGGAAATCCTGGGAGAAAGCGAAGGAAGACGGCCTCAAAGTCGCCGAGTTCGCAGACGCGGTGAAAGGCGCCGACGTCGTCCTCATGCTCCTTCCGGACGAAATCCAGCCTGACATCTACAAAGAATATGTGAAGCCCAACCTCAAGAAAGGAGCGGCCCTCGAATTCGCGCATGGATTCGCCATAACATACAAGCTCATAGTCCCGCCCAAAGACGTGGATGTCATCATGATGGCGCCCAAAGCCCCCGGAGACATGGAAAGGATCGTCTTCACCGAGGGATTCGGAGTGCCTGCCCTGATATGCATCCACCAGGACGTCACCGGAAACGCCAAAAAGATTGCCCTCGGACTCGCGAAAGGGCTCGGGGCCACCCGTGCCGGAGTGTTCGAAACCACTTTCGACAACGAGACCTACACCGACCTGTTCGGAGAGCAGTCGGTCCTCTGCGGAGGCCAGACGGAACTCATCAAGAAAGGGTTCGAGACCCTCGTCGAAGGCGGGTACCCTCCCGAGATGGCCTATTTCGAGGTTCTGCACGAGACCAAACTCATCGTCGACCTCATCAACAAGGGCGGATTCGAGCTCATGTGGCATGTGGTCTCCAACACTGCGGAATATGGCGGCATGACCAGAAGGGAGAGGGTCGTCACCGACCAGTCCAAGAAGGCCATGAAGGAGATCCTCACCGAGATCGAGAACGGAACCTTCAAAGACCAGTGGAGAAAGGAGTGGGCCGACGGCCTCGTCAACCTCAAAGCCATGGAAGAGAAAGAGAAGCAGCTCCAGCTCGAAGTAACCGGAAGAGAGATCCGCAAGCTCTTCGAGAGAAAGAACTGA